A region of Culicoides brevitarsis isolate CSIRO-B50_1 chromosome 1, AGI_CSIRO_Cbre_v1, whole genome shotgun sequence DNA encodes the following proteins:
- the LOC134826944 gene encoding solute carrier family 52, riboflavin transporter, member 3-B-like, whose translation MWPVTLQLGKMLGNDCDNELTRDEKRPLLTKIRHEAQKLSIKGSILLHTFVIFFGISSWLGVNATYIQLPLLVTTAPEQWSLPSFIVIVIQLGNVGALAYSFLQKWIKDATAITIVLALGMIASLLFTFTYNQTAFLFGKERSVTLLVLIFVFAIVGCVSSVLFLPYIGKFKEVYLVTFFIGEGLSGLLPSLVALLQGVGGDPVCGKNGTILTPPQPAFGVQTYFGFVSSIFLLSVVSFLCLHLMPHFNGERVQHFTEIDDSYNATNTRTLSRFNYVYCLVLLGVVCMFTNGLSPSIQSYSCLPYGSFAYHLTVTLTSIVNPTAYFVAYFIPHKSIRIITGLALVSVVFVAYVFATALITPTPFAGTTIGAFLVVTSWVFLVAIQSFIRLAITAIFRDIAGRSLIWIGSVTQLGSFIGSLLAFVLINFTELFRQIDPCAMPLPKQ comes from the exons aTGTGGCCCGTAACGTTGCAACTTGGAAAAATGTTGGGAAACGA ttgtgaTAACGAACTGACACGTGATGAAAAAAGACCCTTACTTACCAAAATCCGGCATGAAGCACAAAAATTGTCCATTAAAGGCTCCATCCTACTTCatacttttgtaattttcttcgGGATCAGTTCGTGGCTTGGAGTGAATGCGACTTACATTCAACTTCCCTTGTTGGTGACAACGGCTCCGGAGCAATGGTCTCTTCCGTCGTTCATCGTGATCGTGATTCAACTCGGAAATGTCGGTGCCCTTGCGTACAGTTTCCTGCAAAAATGGATCAAAGATGCGACAGCGATAACGATCGTACTGGCATTAGGCATGATCGCGTCGCTGCTATTTACATTCACGTACAACCAAACGGCATTTCTCTTTGGCAAAGAACGGAGTGTGACGTTGCTCGTTCTTATCTTCGTTTTCGCGATCGTTGGGTGTGTCAGTTCCGTGCTGTTTCTGCCGTACATCGGAAAGTTCAAGGAAGTTTATCTCGTTACGTTTTTCATTGGCGAGGGATTGAGCGGGCTACTTCCGAGTCTTGTGGCTTTACTTCAAGGCGTTGGCGGCGATCCTGTTTGCGGTAAAAATGGAACGATTTTGACGCCTCCTCAACCGGCTTTTGGGGTTCAAACGTATTTTGGATTTGTTTCGAGTATTTTTCTACTGAGTGTCGTTTCGTTCTTGTGTTTGCATTTGATGCCACACTTTAATGGCGAACGAGTGCAACATTTTACGGAAATTGATGATTCTTACAATGCGACAAATACGAGGACTTTGTCGAGATTCAACTATGTGTATTGCCTCGTGCTGCTGGGCGTCGTTTGTATGTTCACGAATGGCCTGTCGCCAAGTATTCAGAGTTATTCGTGTTTGCCATATGGGAGCTTTGCATATCATTTAACCGTCACCTTAACCTCAATCGTGAATCCAACGGCGTATTTTGTCGCTTATTTCATCCCACATAAATCAATACGCATTATTACCGGTCTGGCACTTGTGAGTGTCGTTTTTGTGGCATATGTGTTTGCTACAGCATTAATTACTCCCACGCCGTTTGCAGGAACGACAATTGGAGCCTTTCTTgtg GTAACTTCATGGGTCTTCCTCGTGGCGATTCAAAGTTTCATCCGTTTAGCAATTACGGCAATTTTTCGCGACATCGCAGGACGTTCTCTCATCTGGATTGGCAGCGTCACGCAATTAGGATCCTTCATCGGGTCATTATTGGCATTTGTCTTAATTAACTTTACCGAACTATTTAGACAAATAGACCCGTGTGCCATGCCATTGCCAAAACAATGA
- the LOC134827329 gene encoding uncharacterized protein LOC134827329, whose protein sequence is MFRVLFLTFLPIIIKCAPTKFSDLHNINIFKIDDIIHCDELQCDISSSKCSVTLTTDALSRARSYEATCWIDDNLIGNTKIRHERLPEDVTPKNESIVMELCRYGPLNVYGSIDGKNINYQLGEGRLRGNGWKNCPIKPLLMLMMMMSTIVAMF, encoded by the exons ATGTTCCGTGTGCTTTTCCTCACATTTCTtcccatcatcatcaaatgCGCTCCTacaaaattttccgatttGCACAACATCAACATCTTCAAAATCGATG ACATAATTCACTGCGATGAATTGCAATGCGATATTTCCTCGTCCAAATGTTCCGTCACATTAACCACTGACGCCCTAAGCAGAGCAAGAAGTTACGAGGCAACGTGCTGGATCGACGATAATCTAATtggaaatacaaaaattcggCACGAAAGACTTCCCGAAGATGTCACACCGAAAAACGAGTCAATTGTCATGGAATTGTGTCGATATGGACCTCTAAATGTCTATGGAT CGATTGATGGCAAAAACATCAATTACCAATTAGGCGAAGGACGGTTGCGCGGAAATGGATGGAAAAATTGTCCCATAAAGCCGTTGctgatgctgatgatgatgatgtcgaCGATTGTGGCGATGTTTTAA